Sequence from the Sphingomonas suaedae genome:
CCGGCGCGCCCTCGTCGCTGCCACCATGGGCGACGCCCGCGGCGTGGAAGGCATCGACCGCCGCCTTGTCCTTCGCGGCAAAGCCGATCGTGCCGCCATTGCCATGCTGCGCCGGGTTGCCGTCCGCCGGCTTGCCGACACCGAAGGCGCCATGTTCGCCGCGATAGAAGATGCGCGTTCCGGTATCGAACCCCGGCGGATAGCCCAGCGCGCCGAGCACGCCATCGTAAAAGGTCTTGGCCTTGGCCGGATCGTTGGTGCCGACCATCAAGTGCGTGAACATGGCTTCACTCCCTCCCTCAATAGACGACGACGCTGCGGATCGACTCGCCCGCGTGCATCAGGTCGAACCCCTTGTTGATCTCCTCCAGGCTCAGAACATGCGTGATCATCGGGTCGATCTCGATCTTCCCGTTCATATACCAGTCGACGATCTTCGGAACGTCGGTCCGGCCCTTCGCCCCGCCGAATGCGGTGCCTTTCCACACACGCCCCGTGACCAGCTGGAAGGGCCGGGTCGCGATCTCCTTGCCCGCCTCGGCCACGCCGATGATGATCGATTCGCCCCAGCCGCGGTGGCAGCATTCCAGCGCGGTACGCATCACCTCGGTATTGCCGGTCGCGTCGAAGCTGTAATCGGCGCCGCCATCGGTGATCGCGACGATCTGCGCGACGGTCTCCTCGCGGCTCAGCCCCTTGCTGTTGATGAAGTGGGTCATGCCGAACCGGCGGCCCCATTCCTCGCGATCGGGGTTGATGTCGATGCCGACGATCTTGTCGGCGCCGACCATCTTCGCGCCCTGGATCACGTTGAGCCCGATGCCGCCGAGACCGAAGACGACGACCGTCTCGCCGACCTTGACCTTCGCCGTGTTGACCACCGCGCCGACCCCGGTGGTCACGCCGCAGCCGACATAGCAGCTGGTTTTGAACGGCGCGTCCTCGCGGATTTTCGCGACCGCGATCTCGGGCAGGACGGTGAAGTTCGAGAAGGTCGAACAGCCCATATAGTGGAAGATCGGCTGACCCTTGTAGGAAAAGCGCGTCGTTCCGTCGGGCATCAGCCCCTTGCCCTGCGTCGCGCGGATCGCGGTGCACAGGTTCGTCTTGCCCGACAGGCACGACTTACACTGGCGGCATTCCGGCGTGTAGAGCGGGATGACATGATCGCCCGGCTTCACGCTGGTAACCCCCGCGCCCACCTCGCGCACCACGCCCGCGCCCTCATGCCCCAGCACGCTGGGGAAAATCCCCTCGCTGTCGAACCCGTCCAGCGTATAGGCATCAGTGTGGCAGATGCCTGTCGCCATGATCTCGACCAGAACCTCGCCTGCCTTGGGGCCTTCAAGGTCCAGTTCGACGATCTCCAGCGGCGTCTTGGCTTCGAACGCGACGGCGGCACGGGTCTTCATGCGGGTCTCCCTTGGAATGCGCCCCTCATGGCGCAGCGCCGCGCGCGATTCCAGTCCCGCGCGCCGCAAAGGCGGTTGCCCTTTGTGCAAGGCTCGGCACAAGGGGCGGCATGACCGACCCCGGCCCTCCCGCGCGCGGCGCATCGCACGCCGATGCTCGCGCCTTCATCCTTGCCTTTGCCGCTCATGCGGGACGTGGAGGGGTGGGCGCCGTGGCGCTGGTCGCAGCGGGGGCGCTGTTGGAAGGCGTCGGGCTGGCGCTGCTCGTCCCGATCATCGGATTAATCCTCGCGCCCGATGAGACGGGCGGCTGGGTCGCGGGGCTGATCGGTGGCGATGCGACGGGGCGGCTGACGCTGCTGCTGGTCGGATTTCTCGGCGTGATGATCCTGCGCGCGCTGGTTCTGCGCTGGCGCGATCTGGCACTGTTCGAGCTTCAGAACCGCTTCACCCTCCGCCTGCGGTCCAACCTGGTCGGCGCGCTTGCCGAGGCGCCATGGGAACGGCTGGCCCGGGTGGAACATGCGCGCGTCACCAGTCTGTTGATGGCCGATATCGGGCGGATCGGCAGCGCTGCGCATTTCCTGGTCCAGTCGGCGGTGTCGGTGGCGATGCTCGCAATCCAGCTGCTCGTCGCGCTGGCGCTGGCGCCGCTCTTCGCACTGTTCGCGCTTGGTGGACTGGCGGCGGCGACGATCCTGGTGCGCCGCGCCAGCCCGAACAGCGCCGTTCTCGGCAGACGGATCGTCGAGGCCAATCGCGGGCTGATGGGCAGCGCCAGCGGCTTTCTGGGCGGGCTGAAGGCATCGGCGGCGCAGGGCGCCAGCGCGCGATTCGCCGACGAATTCGATGCCGCGCAGCGCGGAGCGGCGGCGGAGCAGCGCCGGTTCATGCGTTCCCAGACCAATTCGCGCACGCTGCTTTCGATTGCCACGGCGCTTGCCGCCGCGGGGGTGGTGGCGGGCGGGGTTCTGGCCGGAGTCTCGGCACCGGTGCTGATCGCGTTGATCGTGATCTTCGCACGGATGGCGCCGCTCGCGATCCAGCTTCAACAGGGTGCGCAGCAGCTAATCTATAACGGCGCCAGCTATGCGGCGGTGTGCGCGGCCGAAGCCGAATTGCGCACCGATGCGCCTGTGGCCGAAACCGCCGAGCCACCACCGCCGGGCGCGATCCTTCTCGAACGCGTGACCTATCGCCACGGCGTGGGTGGCGGCGGGGTGAGCGGCGTGACGCTGCGAATCGAACCCGGCGAGATCATCGGCGTCGCAGGTCCGTCGGGAGGCGGCAAGACCACATTGATCGACCTGATCTCGGGCCTGCTCGCGCCTCAATCGGGCACGATTACCGTGGGCGGGGTCCCACTTGCCCGGTCAGGCTGGGGCGCAACGGTCGGCTATGTGCCGCAGGATGGGTTCCTGTTCCATGACAGCGTCCGACGCAATCTGAGTTGGGGCGACCCCGGATGCGACGACGCCGCGATCCATCGCGCGCTTGACGTGGCCGATGCGACGGCACTGGTCGCGCGGATGCCACGCGGGCTGGACACGATCGTCGGCGAGCGGGGTGCCTTGCTCTCGGGCGGGGAGCGCCAGCGACTTTCGATCGCGCGCGCGGTGCTGGGCGAACGGCGCCTGCTGATCCTGGACGAGGCGACCGCCGCGCTCGATCCGGCCAGCGAGGCGACGATCCTTGCAGGACTGACCGCACTCACCCCGCGCCCCGTGATCCTGATCGTTGCGCACCGCGCCGAAACGCTGGCGCGCTGCCCCCGTGTGATCCGGGTGGAGAGCGGCGTGGTGCGCGAGGAACCCGTCGCCGCGCCGGTCAGATAACCTCCATCTCTGCCTTGTAATGGTGCCAGGCCAGAATCGCCGCGGCACCGCGATGCGGGCGCCAGGGTTCGGCGATGGCACGGGTCAGCTTCTCCGACGGACGCTCGGCATGGCCCATGATCCGCCCGATCTCGATCTGCACCGCCAGATCGCCCGCAGGCCAGATATCGACCCGCCCCTCGGCGAACAGCAGATAGATTTCCGCGGACCAGCGACCGATGCCCTTGACCCGCACCAGTTGCGCGATCGCCTCCTCGTCATCGGCGGGGAGCGCGGTGAGATCGAGCCTCCCGTTGCTCACCTCTTCGGCCAGGCTGCGGGCATAGCTCGCCTTTTGCCGCGAAAGACCGGCGGCGCGCAGCGTCTCGTCCGATGCCGCCGCGACGATCTCCGGTCGGGTAAGATCGCCCAAGCCAGCCGCGAGCTTGTTCCAGATCGATGCAGCGGCGGCCACGCTCACCTGCTGGCCGACGATCGTGCGCAACAGCGTCTCGTAACCCGGCTCGCGGATACGCGGTTCGGGATAGCCGACCCGCGCCACTGCGGCGGCGACCAGCGGCTCGGTTGCCGCGATGGCGTCCAGCGAGGTGCGAAGCTGATCTTTGCTCAGGCCCATAGTGCGAATCCTTGAAAGCGGCGGCGTTCCCCGGCATGGGCGCGGAACACGAAGGAGAAGATCATGCCCAAGCTTATCGTCGTCACGCGCGAAGGAGAAGAACGCGAGGTCGAGGGGGAAGTGGGCCTGAGCGTGATGGAAGTCATCCGGGACAACGGGTTCGACGAACTGCTCGCGCTGTGCGGCGGCTGCTGCTCGTGCGCGACCTGCCACATCCATGTCGATCCGGAATTTGCGGCCAAACTGCCGCCGATGAGCGAAGACGAGAACGACCTGCTCGACAGTTCGTCCGATCGCAACGATAGCTCGCGCCTGTCGTGCCAGATCCAGTTCACCGCCGCGCTCGACGGCCTGAAGGTAACCATCGCCGCGGAGGATTGAGGGGCAGGCGGCGGACGCCGCACCCCTCAGGGCAGCGGCGCGATTTTCACCATCGCCATCGGCGCATCCTTGCTCAGCGGGGTGGCCTTCCAGGTAACGGTGCGGCGATTACCCTCGGTCTTCGCGCCGTCCTCGTTGTTCTGACTCACCAATTCGCCGTCGGTGATGAGGGTGAAGGTGCCATCGAGCTTTGCCTTTGCGCCGCTCGACTTGCCCTCCCCCGGCGAATCGGTCTCGCCAAAGGCGGGCGCCTTGACGCGCACCGCATCCTGCCCGCGCAGTTCCAGCACGATGAAGGGAAAGATCACCTCGGCGTCGAGATTATAGGGCCAGAGAAAATTGTGGGTGAGCTTGCCGCTGATCTGATAGTCGATGACGAACACGCCGTCGCCCCTGTACGCGACCGAGCGATAGCCCGCTTCCTTCGTCAGCGCCTCGGCAATCGCCTTGAACTTGGCTTCCTTCTCGGCGTCGTCCTTGGCCGCCTCTTCATCCTCGATGGCCGGGGCGTCCTCATCCTCCTGCAAGGTCGCGTCGCGGAGCAGTGCGGCGGTGATTTTCTTCTTGTCCGACTCACCGTCCTTGCCCATCCCCTTAAAGGCATCGCCCATGTCCTTGGCCACATCGACCGCGATCACTTCACCCTGATAGCTGAAGGTGAAGCTGCGGTCGGCGAGGATGGTGAGGGTCGATGTGAACTTGCCCGGGCTGAACGCGCAGCCGATCAGCAGCATCGGCGCGGCGAGCGCGAGCGCCAAACCCTTGATCCGGTGGAACATCGTCACCCCCGTTGGGCGCGGACCGCAAGGATCAGCGCGAGATTGCCGCATAGAGCGCAATGGCTGCGGCGTTGGACACGTTCAGGCTCTCAACCTTAGGAGAGATCGGCAGCCGCGCAAGCTCGTCGCAATGCGCTGCGGTATTCTGGCGCATCCCCTCGCCCTCCGCGCCCAGCACGAGCGCAGGGCGCGTGTCCCCCATCACCTCGCCCAGCGCCCCCTTCGCCTCACCGGTCAGACCGATCCGCCAGAATCCCGCCTCGCCGATCTCGTCCAGCGCGCGGGCGAGGTTGACGACGCGGACCCATGGCACCAGCTCCAGCGCACCCGATGCGGCGCGCGCCAGCGAACCCGATTCGGGCGGCGCGTGCCGGTCCTGGGTGACGATGCCCAACGCGTCGAACGCGGCGGCAGAGCGCAGGATCGCCCCGACATTGTGCGGATCGGTGACATGGTCGAGTACCAGCAACGGGCGGCGGTCGTTCGCGCCCTGCTCCAGCAGATCGCCCAACCAGAGTTCCTCCAGCGGATCAACCTCGATCACCAGTCCCTGATGCGGCGCATCGGAGGGGACCATCCGCGCCAGATCCGCCACATCGGCATAGGTGATCGGCAGCACCGGCGGCAGATCGAGCGCCGCCAGCGCCTCACGCGTGCCCCACATCTTGCGTACCCGGCGCTCGGGATTGGCCAGCGCGGCCGTCACGGCGTGACGACCCCAGAAACGGGGGCGGTTGCTGTTCGATAGGGACGGGCGATGCCCGCGTTTTGGCCTCTGGCTCATGCTTCCATCTGTTCCGCTGGCAGGCCGGTCCCGAGCCCGTTCAATCTATCCAGGCGGCTTAGAAGTCACGAAAGCGCCGCGCAAGCCGTTGACAGCGGCGCCCCGCTTCGGCAATGGCGCCCACTCGCTTCGGCGTGCCGCATGGAAGGGTGGCCGAGTGGTTAAAGGCAGCAGACTGTAAATCTGCCCGCGTGAGCGTACACTGGTTCGAATCCAGTCCCTTCCACCACCCCCTTCAAATGGGCGGATCAGATCTGATCCTCGCCGGGCTGATAGGTTAGCCGCCGGGTTGCGGACCGGCGCATCAACCAGTCCCATGCCCGCTGCCGCGCGATATTGCGGGTGCGTCGCTGATCGCGCGCGGCAAGACGCACGCCGCGACGCCAGCGCTTAACTGCGATGATGCAACCGCTCACGATCGCGAGCGCCGGAAGGAGCGCCCAGCCATAGGCCAATATCAAGTCCCGATATTCCAGCAAGTTAAGCACCCCCCGAATCCCGCGCGACTCTACCGCGCCGCAATATGCGGTAAATGCGAAAGGTTACGCAATCAGGAAGGGCGGCTGGAGCGGGTAGCGGGAATCGAACCCGCGTATTCAGCTTGGAAGGCTGCTGCACTACCATTGTGCTATACCCGCGGCCCGAGCCGGAGCCAGCGCACTGCCACGACTGGCCGGTGGCGGTCAAGCGGCTCCGATCAGACGCGCAGATAGCGGAAGTACCAGACCTCATGCCCCTGGCGCCGCGCCTTGCGCTCATAGCGCGTCTCGGGCCAGTCGGCGGGGCGGGTGAGGAAGTCCTGTGCGGTACGCGCCTGCCAGTCGAAGTCGCGGCGCTGGTTCATCACCATCATCGACCATCGGCAATAGGTGGGATCGTCGGTGCCCAGCCGGAACTCGCCGCCGGGCTTCAGCTTGGCGGCGATCAAGTCGAGCGGGCCGTGATTGACCATGCGGCGCTTGGCGTGGCGTGCCTTACGCCAGGGGTCAGGATGGAGGAGATAGACCCGTTCAAGGCTCGCATCGGGCAGCCGTTCGACCACGTCGAGCGCGTCCCCCATGTGCAGCCGGACATTGGCGAGATCGCCGTCGCGGATATGGCCCAGCGCGCCCACCACGCCGTTGAGAAACGGCTCACAGCCGATAAAGCCATGGTCCGGCCGCATCGCCGCCTGGCCCGCCAGATGCTCACCCGCGCCAAAGCCGATTTCCAGCTCCAGCGGGCGCGCGTCACCGAACAGCCGCGCGGCGTCGAGCGGTCCATCGTCCGGCACCGCGACTTTGGGTAACAGCGTATCGACCAGTTCCTGCTGCCCCGCGCGCAGCTTGTGCCCCTTGGCGCGCCCGTACAGGCGGCGGATCGTGCTCGGATCGTTCATCGCGACGCCCTTGGCGAAGCGCGCGCCCCCCGGCAAGGGGTGGCGGCGTCAGGCGGCCGGGCGCAACCGCGGATTTTCGAGGACGCCGACGCGAGGATGGGCGATGAAATAGCCCTGAAAGTAGCGCACGCCGAGCGCGAGCAGCTTTTCGTAATCGGCGCGCGTCTCGACCCCCTCGGCGATCAGTCGCACGGCGCGGCGGCGTGTCATCTCGATCATTTTTTCGACCAGCAGGCGGCGCGACCAGCTCGACGCCAGGCCGCGGATCAGCGCCGGATCGAGCTTGATCGCATCGGGGGTGAAGCGCGAGAGCAGCGCCAGACCGACATCGCCCGATCCGAAATCATCGAACACGGTCTGCATGTGCATCTTGCGATGGGCGGCGATGGTGTCGGCCATGCGGCTGGCATCGATCCGGTCGTGCTCGGCAAATTCGAACATCAGCCGCTCGGGCGGAAAGCCGGTTTCCTTGGCGACCTGCATGGTCCGCTCGCTGTCGGCAAAGGCATCGGTGATGACATCCGGAAAGAAGTTGATCGCCAGCCGGGCACTGGTCTTGAGAATGCCCGCCTGAACCGCCTGGGTGATCGCGGCCACGCGGCACTGCTGGTCGAAGCTGTAGCGCGTTTCCGGCCTGACCTGTGCCAGAACCTCTGCCGCCATCTCGCCATTCGGGCCGCGCGCCAGCGCTTCATAGGCATAGACTTCGCCCAACCGTGCATCCCAGATCGGCTGGAACGCCATATGCAGCTGGAAATCGGGTTCTTCGTCGATCATCTGTAGCGCTTGGGTCTGCATCCACGTCTCCACCCGCCATTTTAGGACGGATGGGCAGGCGATGGTTAACCCCGGACGGGAATCGTCCACAGCGCCTCTGCGCAGCCGCTATTTCAGCCGTTCCGCGTCGATGTTGATCGTCGCCTTGCCCCAGGTCGAGACGCGCGAGGTCGCGTTACCCTCCAGGATCTTGCCGATCTCCGTCGGCAGCGGCAACCGATCGCGCGGGGCGTAGTTGATCGTATCGCCCGCGCGGACCACGCTGACCGCCCAGGTCCGCGCCGCATTCTCCTTGTCGAGCAGCCCGCTCATCCCCGGACGGACCCATATCGCCAGCCCGGCATCCGATGCCGCCATCAGATATGTGTCGCGTGTGCCGACCGGGCGATAGAGCCTGAGCGGACTCTTCACGGCATCGTCGCGGCACCATTGCACTGGCGAGGCGCCTTCTTCCGGCGTGAGCCGCTCGTCCTTCTTGGCTGCCCCGCCGCCCTCCATCTGCGCCATCATCGCGTCGAGCAGGGTGCCGGCGCCATTGGTGCGCGCGGGCTTCGAACTACCCTTGAGCGCCAGCGCATCGGTACATGTCGCGACCGGCACTGCGTCGGCAGCGGGCACGATCTGCTCCGGCCAGCCGAGTGCGGCGATCGCCGCTTCGGTCCGTCGTTGCAGCGATGCCGCCTCGATCGATTTCGCGGTGTGGCGGATCTTGACCAGCCATTCGCCCATCGGGATGAGCGCCAGCACGGTACTGCGAAAAGGCCCTTCGGAGAGCGTCCAGGCGATCCTGAGAGCGGAGGGGCGGGACTGGCCCGGGGGGACGAAGGTGACCGGTTCACTGAGCGGGGTCTTGCGCCCATAAGCCTCGCGGTCCTGGACGGTCAGTCGCGAAACGTCGAACCATTGCGATGGCGATCCGCTCTTTACGCGATAGAGATAGACCGACACCTCTTCGGCCTCGTCGGGAGCGCGATAGCTGAAGAAAAGGTCGAGCTGCGGTTTCACGAGTTCGGTGCCCGGCGCGCGCTTTAGCCCAATCAACTCGGTGGGAAAGGCGAAGCCGCTATGGTCGTGCCGGAACGGCATGCCATCGCGCACCTCGATCGTGCCCGGCTTATCCTGCGCATGGGTCGGGCTCGCGAGCAGCAATATGACGGCGGCGATCGAACCACGGAGCATGACGGAACCTCCCCTGTGGTTCCGATGGTGCCAGCAAGTGGCTGATTCGCCAAATGAAAAACCGCAGTCAGCTCAGCCGGTCAAAGGCGATGCGGCGCCCGACCGTATCCGTCTCGATGAGGACAAGGTTAAGCGCGTCGCCGGGTGTCAGTCCTGCCGCATCGATCCGTGCGGTAACGGGCACGCCGCACAGTTGCACGCTCGCACCGCGCTCGCCGATATCGGTCACCACCGCATCGAACCGTTCACCCTCGCGGCCGGCCAGCGTCACCGCCTCCGCCATTGCGATCACCGCATTGTCGATCCGGGCCGCACGGCCGTCAGCGCGCGCCATCACCTTGGGCAGCCGGGCAAATGCCGCTTCGACATGGTCTGGTACGACGCGCCCGTTCGCCACTGCGAGCGCCGCCTGGACGACATAGCGATCGGCGAGGCGACGGAGCGGCGCGGTCGCATGGGCATAGGGCGCGGCGACAGCGGCGTGCCAGGGCGTTTCGTCCGGATCAAACGCGCGATAGGCCGCGCCGTTGCCCGCGCGCCGAATCGCCAGCATCAGTGCGGCATCACGCGGCGCGGCGGGGTTCAGCGTCCGCTCGAACTGGGTGAGCGTGGCGGTGGCGGGCCAGTCGATGCCCAGCGCCCGGGCGGTGATGCGCAGCCGCGCCACCGCCCCCGAATCGGGCTCTGCCATGACGCGAAATAGTCCGGTGTTGTGCGCGATCAGGGCATCCGCCACCGCCATGTTGCAGGTGAGCGAGAGGGACGCATTCTGATCCTCACTCGGATGCCGGTCCCGGAAAATGAGCGCGAGCCGACCATCGGCGCCCGCCCCGACTTCCTGTTCGGGCGGATCGACTCGCGCGGCCCCGCGCGCCGCCTCCGCCCGGATCAGGCGCGTGGTGAGCTGCGTGAATCCGGTGGGGAGATCGCCCTCACGCACCGTCTCATAAGCGAGCTTGGCCCGGTTCCGGATGACCGCCCGTGTCGCGGCGTCCAGCCGCACAGCGCCCTCCGCATCGATTCGGATCGTGAAGACGACAGCAGGGCGCGGACCGCCGGGCAACAGGCTGGCCGCGCCTTCGGAGAGAATCGGAGGATATAGGCCTGCCTTGCCATCGGGAAGATAGACCGTCTCGCCGCGCGTCCATGCTTCCGCATTGATGGGACCGTCTTCATCGACGAACCAGGCGACATCGGCGATGGCATAATGGAGGATCAGGTCGCGCCCCGCCTCCTCAATCGCGAATGCCTGATCGAGATCGGTGGCGCTGGCCGGGTCGAGCGTGACGAAGTGCCGGTCGGTCCAGTCGGCATGGTCGCCCGGCACCCGTCGTGCAGCCGAGTCAGCCGCAGCCTTCACCTGTGGCGGAAAGGCACGCGGGACCTGAAATTCGGTTCGGATCGACTGAAGGCCGCGGGACAGCGCATGGGACGGGTCTGCGATGGTCTTCATCGACCGAGCCTAGCCGCGGCGCGCGGGCACGAAAAGGGCGGCGACCCCGCAAGACCGCCGCCCTTCAATGTCGCTCGAACCGGAACGGATCAGGCCAAAGCGGCCTTCAGATCCTCGACCAGATCGGTGCGTTCCCAGGGGAAGAAATCTCCCTCGGGCTTGCGGCCGAAATGGCCATAGGCTGCGGTCGGGCCATAAATCGGCTTGTTGAGCTTCAGATGGGTGCGAATGCCGCGGGGGGTCAGGCCGCCCAGCTTGCCGATCTTGCCGATCGCCTGCTCGATCTTGTCGTCGCCGACGGTGCCGGTGCCGTGGGTATCGACATAGAGCGACAGCGGCTTGCTGACGCCGATCGCATAGGCGAGCTGGATCGTGCAGCGCTGGGCGAGCCCGGCGGCAACGATGTTCTTGGCGAGATAGCGGGTGATGTACGCGGCGGAGCGGTCGACCTTGGTCGGGTCCTTGCCGCTGAACGCGCCGCCGCCATGGGGCGCCGCGCCGCCATACGTGTCGACGATGATCTTGCGACCGGTCAGGCCGGCGTCGCCGTCCGGGCCACCGATTTCGAAGCTGCCGGTCGGGTTGATGTGATATTCGGTCTCGTCCGACAGCAGTTCCGCCGGGATCACAGCGGCGACGACCGACTTCACATAGGCCTTCAGCTCGGCTTCCTTCTCGCCCTGGTCATAGCCCTTGGCATGTTGGGTCGAGACGACAACGGCGGTGCAGGCGATCGCCTTGCTCCCCTCATAACGCAGCGTGACCTGGCTCTTGGCGTCGGGCTCCAGGAAGGGGGCCGCGCCCGAATGGCGGTCGGCGGCCATGCGCTCGAGAATCTTGTGGCTGTAGTCGAGCGTCGCGGGCATCAGGTCGGGCGTGTCGTTCGCGGCATAGCCGAACATGATGCCCTGATCACCCGCGCCTTCGTCCTTGTTTCCGCTGGCATCGACGCCCTGCGCGATATGCGCCGACTGGCCATGGAGATTGTTTTCGAACCGCAGCGTCTCCCAGTGAAAGCCGTCCTGCTCATAGCCGATGCGCTTGACGGTATCGCGAACGGTCTTCTCGATCTCTTCCTGCGCGCCGGGCGCCCACTCGCCATTCTCATACACGCCCTTGCAGCGGATTTCGCCGGCAAGCACGACAAGCTGGGTTGTGGTCAGCGTCTCGCACGCGATGCGCGCTTCGGGATCCTTGGACAGGAACAGGTCGACGATCGCGTCGGAAATCTGGTCGGAAACCTTGTCCGGATGGCCTTCGGAAACCGATTCGGACGTGAAGAGATAAGTGGAACGCATGGTCTTCCTCTAAGATGGTCAGGCCGTTGCCATGCCTGACGGGAAACGGGCGCGATATAAAGCTTTCCTTATATCACGCCGCCCTAGCGGGCAGCGCGGCGGAAGGCAATGGCGAGCGCAAGCAACAGCGTGGCGACGAGCAATGCCGCCCAGTTTCCGGTCCGGGCGAACAGCGTGGGGGGCAGCGCCTCCGGCATCGGCGCCTCGATCGCC
This genomic interval carries:
- the metK gene encoding methionine adenosyltransferase; translation: MRSTYLFTSESVSEGHPDKVSDQISDAIVDLFLSKDPEARIACETLTTTQLVVLAGEIRCKGVYENGEWAPGAQEEIEKTVRDTVKRIGYEQDGFHWETLRFENNLHGQSAHIAQGVDASGNKDEGAGDQGIMFGYAANDTPDLMPATLDYSHKILERMAADRHSGAAPFLEPDAKSQVTLRYEGSKAIACTAVVVSTQHAKGYDQGEKEAELKAYVKSVVAAVIPAELLSDETEYHINPTGSFEIGGPDGDAGLTGRKIIVDTYGGAAPHGGGAFSGKDPTKVDRSAAYITRYLAKNIVAAGLAQRCTIQLAYAIGVSKPLSLYVDTHGTGTVGDDKIEQAIGKIGKLGGLTPRGIRTHLKLNKPIYGPTAAYGHFGRKPEGDFFPWERTDLVEDLKAALA
- a CDS encoding DNA-3-methyladenine glycosylase family protein, which produces MGLSKDQLRTSLDAIAATEPLVAAAVARVGYPEPRIREPGYETLLRTIVGQQVSVAAAASIWNKLAAGLGDLTRPEIVAAASDETLRAAGLSRQKASYARSLAEEVSNGRLDLTALPADDEEAIAQLVRVKGIGRWSAEIYLLFAEGRVDIWPAGDLAVQIEIGRIMGHAERPSEKLTRAIAEPWRPHRGAAAILAWHHYKAEMEVI
- the trmB gene encoding tRNA (guanosine(46)-N7)-methyltransferase TrmB, coding for MNDPSTIRRLYGRAKGHKLRAGQQELVDTLLPKVAVPDDGPLDAARLFGDARPLELEIGFGAGEHLAGQAAMRPDHGFIGCEPFLNGVVGALGHIRDGDLANVRLHMGDALDVVERLPDASLERVYLLHPDPWRKARHAKRRMVNHGPLDLIAAKLKPGGEFRLGTDDPTYCRWSMMVMNQRRDFDWQARTAQDFLTRPADWPETRYERKARRQGHEVWYFRYLRV
- a CDS encoding EAL domain-containing protein, which produces MQTQALQMIDEEPDFQLHMAFQPIWDARLGEVYAYEALARGPNGEMAAEVLAQVRPETRYSFDQQCRVAAITQAVQAGILKTSARLAINFFPDVITDAFADSERTMQVAKETGFPPERLMFEFAEHDRIDASRMADTIAAHRKMHMQTVFDDFGSGDVGLALLSRFTPDAIKLDPALIRGLASSWSRRLLVEKMIEMTRRRAVRLIAEGVETRADYEKLLALGVRYFQGYFIAHPRVGVLENPRLRPAA
- a CDS encoding RNB domain-containing ribonuclease — translated: MKTIADPSHALSRGLQSIRTEFQVPRAFPPQVKAAADSAARRVPGDHADWTDRHFVTLDPASATDLDQAFAIEEAGRDLILHYAIADVAWFVDEDGPINAEAWTRGETVYLPDGKAGLYPPILSEGAASLLPGGPRPAVVFTIRIDAEGAVRLDAATRAVIRNRAKLAYETVREGDLPTGFTQLTTRLIRAEAARGAARVDPPEQEVGAGADGRLALIFRDRHPSEDQNASLSLTCNMAVADALIAHNTGLFRVMAEPDSGAVARLRITARALGIDWPATATLTQFERTLNPAAPRDAALMLAIRRAGNGAAYRAFDPDETPWHAAVAAPYAHATAPLRRLADRYVVQAALAVANGRVVPDHVEAAFARLPKVMARADGRAARIDNAVIAMAEAVTLAGREGERFDAVVTDIGERGASVQLCGVPVTARIDAAGLTPGDALNLVLIETDTVGRRIAFDRLS
- a CDS encoding ATP-binding cassette domain-containing protein; the encoded protein is MTDPGPPARGASHADARAFILAFAAHAGRGGVGAVALVAAGALLEGVGLALLVPIIGLILAPDETGGWVAGLIGGDATGRLTLLLVGFLGVMILRALVLRWRDLALFELQNRFTLRLRSNLVGALAEAPWERLARVEHARVTSLLMADIGRIGSAAHFLVQSAVSVAMLAIQLLVALALAPLFALFALGGLAAATILVRRASPNSAVLGRRIVEANRGLMGSASGFLGGLKASAAQGASARFADEFDAAQRGAAAEQRRFMRSQTNSRTLLSIATALAAAGVVAGGVLAGVSAPVLIALIVIFARMAPLAIQLQQGAQQLIYNGASYAAVCAAEAELRTDAPVAETAEPPPPGAILLERVTYRHGVGGGGVSGVTLRIEPGEIIGVAGPSGGGKTTLIDLISGLLAPQSGTITVGGVPLARSGWGATVGYVPQDGFLFHDSVRRNLSWGDPGCDDAAIHRALDVADATALVARMPRGLDTIVGERGALLSGGERQRLSIARAVLGERRLLILDEATAALDPASEATILAGLTALTPRPVILIVAHRAETLARCPRVIRVESGVVREEPVAAPVR
- a CDS encoding VOC family protein — translated: MFTHLMVGTNDPAKAKTFYDGVLGALGYPPGFDTGTRIFYRGEHGAFGVGKPADGNPAQHGNGGTIGFAAKDKAAVDAFHAAGVAHGGSDEGAPGHRPKAPGNAYGAYLRDPDGNKICAFCQLPE
- the rlmB gene encoding 23S rRNA (guanosine(2251)-2'-O)-methyltransferase RlmB → MSQRPKRGHRPSLSNSNRPRFWGRHAVTAALANPERRVRKMWGTREALAALDLPPVLPITYADVADLARMVPSDAPHQGLVIEVDPLEELWLGDLLEQGANDRRPLLVLDHVTDPHNVGAILRSAAAFDALGIVTQDRHAPPESGSLARAASGALELVPWVRVVNLARALDEIGEAGFWRIGLTGEAKGALGEVMGDTRPALVLGAEGEGMRQNTAAHCDELARLPISPKVESLNVSNAAAIALYAAISR
- a CDS encoding S-(hydroxymethyl)glutathione dehydrogenase/class III alcohol dehydrogenase → MKTRAAVAFEAKTPLEIVELDLEGPKAGEVLVEIMATGICHTDAYTLDGFDSEGIFPSVLGHEGAGVVREVGAGVTSVKPGDHVIPLYTPECRQCKSCLSGKTNLCTAIRATQGKGLMPDGTTRFSYKGQPIFHYMGCSTFSNFTVLPEIAVAKIREDAPFKTSCYVGCGVTTGVGAVVNTAKVKVGETVVVFGLGGIGLNVIQGAKMVGADKIVGIDINPDREEWGRRFGMTHFINSKGLSREETVAQIVAITDGGADYSFDATGNTEVMRTALECCHRGWGESIIIGVAEAGKEIATRPFQLVTGRVWKGTAFGGAKGRTDVPKIVDWYMNGKIEIDPMITHVLSLEEINKGFDLMHAGESIRSVVVY
- a CDS encoding 2Fe-2S iron-sulfur cluster-binding protein, with protein sequence MPKLIVVTREGEEREVEGEVGLSVMEVIRDNGFDELLALCGGCCSCATCHIHVDPEFAAKLPPMSEDENDLLDSSSDRNDSSRLSCQIQFTAALDGLKVTIAAED